The following proteins come from a genomic window of Pyxidicoccus sp. MSG2:
- a CDS encoding HNH endonuclease encodes MINSAVLVLNRYYQPVHVTSVKRAFSLLYQGVAKAIDAQYRLYEFDDWAALSATQDCITTINRTIRVPRVLVLSAYDHLPRGRVRFSRLNIYARDNDTCQYCGKNLPRCDLNLDHVMPRSQGGKTTWENVVCSCVPCNLKKGGRTPEQADMKLLKKPVRPRWTPLFRGATRKVTYREWLPFLHLADASYWNVELLDE; translated from the coding sequence ATGATCAACAGCGCCGTCCTCGTCCTCAACCGGTACTACCAACCGGTGCATGTCACCTCGGTGAAGCGGGCGTTCTCGCTGCTGTACCAGGGCGTGGCGAAGGCCATCGACGCGCAGTACCGCCTCTACGAGTTCGACGACTGGGCCGCGCTGAGCGCCACGCAGGACTGCATCACCACCATCAACCGCACCATCCGCGTGCCCCGCGTCCTGGTGCTCAGCGCGTATGACCACCTGCCCCGCGGTCGGGTGCGCTTCTCACGCCTGAACATCTACGCGCGCGACAACGACACCTGTCAGTACTGCGGAAAGAACCTCCCCCGCTGTGACTTGAACCTGGACCACGTCATGCCGCGCTCGCAGGGCGGGAAGACGACGTGGGAGAACGTCGTCTGCTCGTGTGTCCCCTGCAACCTGAAGAAGGGCGGACGCACCCCCGAGCAGGCGGACATGAAGCTGCTGAAGAAGCCGGTGCGCCCGCGCTGGACGCCCCTGTTCCGCGGCGCCACGCGCAAGGTGACGTACCGGGAGTGGCTGCCCTTCCTGCACCTGGCGGATGCCTCGTACTGGAACGTCGAACTTCTGGACGAGTAG
- a CDS encoding helix-turn-helix domain-containing protein — protein sequence MKPFEQQTYYELLEVPVSAPVDDIRAAYSRLMELYAPDSIAVYALVDPEQVDGLRARMTEAMEILTDADLRAEYDKDLGLPTRRMAEAVTAGGKPSPEATPAAGTVERAAEALASSASAEVDAGGPGEGTATAAPVAREPEVVEQTSTATPPPSEAATSPVAPPDFRATFFRGFSFAYVSSSLQDSQFLGSSVHVPTASTAIPVAAATEPAQAPVPMVSAAAVAVAEAVPAASAPSVSVASTTEPVTAPTPPVEPTAVAVAPEPAPEVATWQSAPTAPAPESTALATVPGRKEGTPAPVFRPGARTPSTRTPTVVPASDPGRPAPRPGPGRQLGDAQVLSQDSAIATAEAALAQVAARVREQRPRTPDIPADAEFNGELLRRVREARSFSLQQVADRTRISKAHLENVEADRYTALPPPVYLRGILMNLARELGLDPLRVSRSYLALASEKSGKK from the coding sequence ATGAAGCCCTTCGAGCAGCAGACCTATTACGAGCTCCTGGAGGTCCCCGTCTCCGCTCCGGTGGATGACATCCGCGCGGCGTACTCGCGGCTGATGGAGCTGTATGCTCCGGACTCCATCGCCGTGTACGCGCTGGTCGACCCTGAGCAGGTGGACGGCCTCCGCGCCCGGATGACCGAGGCGATGGAGATCCTCACCGACGCGGACCTGCGCGCCGAGTACGACAAGGACCTGGGCCTTCCCACCCGGCGGATGGCGGAGGCCGTCACGGCGGGAGGCAAGCCGTCGCCCGAGGCCACACCCGCCGCGGGCACGGTGGAGCGCGCCGCCGAGGCGCTCGCGAGCTCGGCTTCGGCGGAGGTCGACGCAGGGGGGCCGGGGGAGGGGACCGCCACGGCGGCGCCCGTGGCACGTGAGCCGGAGGTGGTGGAGCAGACCTCGACGGCCACGCCGCCACCCTCGGAGGCGGCCACGAGCCCGGTGGCACCGCCGGACTTCCGCGCCACGTTCTTCCGTGGATTCTCCTTCGCGTACGTGTCCAGCTCGCTGCAGGACTCGCAGTTCCTCGGCAGCTCCGTGCACGTGCCCACGGCCTCGACGGCCATCCCGGTCGCGGCTGCGACGGAACCGGCGCAGGCACCCGTGCCCATGGTCTCCGCGGCGGCTGTTGCTGTCGCGGAAGCGGTCCCCGCGGCCTCGGCTCCGTCCGTTTCTGTCGCGTCCACGACGGAGCCCGTGACTGCGCCCACGCCTCCCGTGGAGCCCACCGCCGTCGCCGTCGCCCCGGAACCTGCCCCCGAGGTCGCGACCTGGCAGTCCGCCCCCACCGCCCCCGCGCCCGAGAGCACCGCGCTCGCCACCGTGCCTGGCCGCAAGGAGGGCACCCCCGCTCCCGTATTCCGGCCGGGTGCTCGCACGCCATCCACCCGGACCCCCACGGTGGTTCCGGCCTCCGACCCGGGCCGGCCGGCACCGCGTCCGGGCCCCGGGCGGCAGCTCGGCGACGCCCAGGTGCTCTCCCAGGACTCGGCCATTGCCACGGCGGAGGCGGCCCTGGCGCAGGTGGCGGCCCGCGTGCGCGAGCAGCGTCCCCGCACCCCGGACATCCCGGCGGACGCCGAGTTCAACGGCGAACTGCTGCGCCGCGTGCGCGAGGCCCGGTCCTTCTCCCTCCAGCAGGTCGCCGACCGCACCCGCATCTCCAAGGCCCACCTGGAGAACGTGGAGGCCGACCGCTACACCGCCCTCCCGCCCCCCGTGTACCTGCGCGGAATCCTCATGAACCTCGCCCGCGAGCTCGGGCTGGATCCGCTCAGGGTGTCCAGGAGCTATCTGGCCCTGGCTTCTGAGAAGTCAGGGAAGAAGTGA
- a CDS encoding P-loop NTPase, with protein MASGPPGLSRRPRPRRIIAVGGGKGGIGKSMVSANLGVALAQSGLNVLLVDADLGGANLHTCLGVGQPTATLSDFLRKNKATLEEVIVPTGVPRLSLIAGAQDALDAANLKYAQKQKLLKTLMGASADYLILDLGAGTSFNTIDFFIMADHGLLVVLPEPTSVENAYRFAKAAFFRRLQQVEAKYGIQDMVESALTTREGSLRTLHDVLAQARRKDPSAAERLERELAAFRIRLIVNQARTDADLTVGTAVASAWKKFFGIEMDDLGAIRYDDEAWRSVRKRRPVLIERPDSPASTAIQRIADRLLALDSNLDPSSP; from the coding sequence GTGGCCTCCGGCCCGCCGGGGCTGTCCCGTCGCCCCCGTCCGCGGCGCATCATCGCCGTGGGTGGAGGCAAGGGCGGCATTGGCAAGTCCATGGTGTCCGCGAACCTCGGCGTGGCGCTCGCGCAGTCCGGGCTCAACGTGCTGCTGGTGGACGCCGACCTGGGCGGAGCCAACCTGCACACGTGCCTGGGCGTGGGACAGCCCACGGCCACGCTGTCGGACTTCCTGCGCAAGAACAAGGCGACGCTCGAAGAGGTCATCGTCCCCACGGGCGTGCCCCGGCTGTCGCTCATCGCCGGCGCGCAGGACGCGCTGGACGCGGCCAACCTCAAGTACGCGCAGAAGCAGAAGCTGCTCAAGACGCTGATGGGCGCGTCCGCAGACTACCTCATCCTGGACCTGGGCGCGGGCACCAGCTTCAACACCATCGACTTCTTCATCATGGCGGACCACGGGCTGCTGGTGGTGCTGCCGGAGCCGACGTCGGTGGAGAATGCGTACCGCTTCGCCAAGGCGGCGTTCTTCCGGAGGCTCCAGCAGGTGGAGGCGAAGTACGGCATCCAGGACATGGTGGAGAGCGCGCTCACCACGCGCGAGGGCTCGCTGCGCACGCTGCACGACGTGCTCGCGCAGGCGCGGCGCAAGGACCCCTCGGCCGCGGAGCGGCTGGAGCGCGAGCTGGCCGCCTTCCGCATCCGGCTGATCGTGAATCAGGCGCGCACGGACGCGGACCTCACCGTGGGGACCGCCGTGGCCTCCGCGTGGAAGAAGTTTTTCGGCATCGAGATGGATGACCTCGGCGCCATCCGCTACGACGACGAGGCGTGGCGCTCGGTGCGCAAGCGCCGCCCGGTCCTCATCGAACGGCCCGATTCCCCGGCGTCCACGGCCATCCAGCGCATCGCCGATCGCCTTCTCGCACTCGACAGCAACCTCGACCCGTCTTCCCCATGA
- a CDS encoding cold-shock protein, translating into MATGTVKWFNDAKGFGFITQDGGGEDLFCHHTAIQTQGFRSLQEGQKVEFDVARGPKGLQAQNVRPL; encoded by the coding sequence ATGGCGACTGGTACCGTGAAGTGGTTCAACGACGCGAAGGGCTTTGGGTTCATCACGCAGGACGGCGGGGGCGAGGACCTCTTCTGCCACCACACTGCGATCCAGACCCAGGGCTTCCGCTCCCTGCAGGAAGGGCAGAAGGTGGAGTTCGATGTGGCCCGCGGCCCCAAGGGGCTCCAGGCTCAGAACGTTCGCCCGCTCTGA
- the selA gene encoding L-seryl-tRNA(Sec) selenium transferase: MGAPSNSGDGGKNVLLRGLPSIEQLLRRPSLEPLLATVPRARAVAALRLAVDRVRARLLQGEARPFDDADVRDALGTLATPNLRPVLNATGVVLHTNLGRAPLAPEAVARVASVARGYSNLEYDLDEGERGSRYAPLIGLLRALTGAEDALVVNNCAGAALLVLAALASGRECIVSRGELVEIGGGFRVPDVMRQSGAKLVEVGTTNRTRRSDYAGAVGPDTGLLVKVHRSNFAMVGFTEEVDVAELAALGRERGVPVFQDLGSGALVPLEGEGLTREPTVPQAVAAGADVIAFSGDKLLGGPQAGIVVGRAALLARIKAHPLTRALRVDKMTVAALEATLELYRDGRPQAVPTYRLLAQRPEELRARALRLQALLAERGVSARVEGVEGQVGGGAMPLARLPSFACILTLQGPETFLDCLRSGDVPVIGRITDGEGVLDVRCLAEEELQVVADSVASARPGNPP, encoded by the coding sequence GTGGGCGCACCGTCGAACAGCGGGGATGGTGGGAAGAACGTGCTCCTGCGCGGGCTCCCCTCCATCGAGCAGCTCCTGCGCCGCCCGTCGCTGGAGCCGCTGCTGGCCACAGTCCCCCGGGCCCGTGCCGTCGCCGCGCTTCGCCTGGCGGTGGACCGCGTGCGGGCCCGGCTGCTCCAGGGCGAGGCGCGCCCCTTCGACGACGCCGACGTCCGCGACGCACTGGGCACGCTGGCCACGCCCAACCTGCGGCCCGTGCTCAACGCCACCGGCGTGGTGCTGCACACGAACCTGGGCCGCGCGCCGCTGGCCCCGGAGGCAGTGGCCCGCGTGGCCTCCGTGGCACGCGGCTACTCCAACCTCGAGTACGACCTGGACGAGGGCGAGCGCGGCAGCCGCTATGCGCCCCTCATCGGCCTGCTGCGCGCGCTCACCGGCGCGGAGGACGCGCTCGTCGTCAACAACTGCGCGGGCGCGGCGCTCCTGGTGCTGGCGGCGCTGGCCTCCGGCCGCGAGTGCATCGTGTCGCGCGGCGAGTTGGTGGAGATTGGCGGCGGCTTCCGCGTACCGGACGTGATGCGCCAGTCCGGCGCGAAGCTGGTGGAGGTGGGCACCACCAACCGCACCCGCCGCTCGGACTACGCCGGCGCGGTGGGGCCGGACACGGGACTGTTGGTGAAGGTGCACCGCTCCAACTTCGCGATGGTGGGCTTCACCGAGGAAGTCGACGTGGCGGAACTGGCGGCGCTCGGCCGCGAGCGCGGGGTGCCTGTGTTCCAGGACCTGGGCTCGGGCGCGCTGGTGCCGCTGGAAGGGGAGGGGCTCACGCGGGAGCCCACGGTGCCCCAGGCGGTGGCGGCGGGGGCGGACGTCATCGCCTTCTCTGGTGACAAGCTGCTGGGCGGGCCTCAGGCGGGAATCGTGGTGGGGCGCGCGGCGCTGCTCGCGCGCATCAAGGCCCACCCGCTCACCCGGGCGCTGCGCGTGGACAAGATGACGGTGGCCGCGCTGGAGGCCACCCTGGAGCTGTACCGGGATGGCCGGCCGCAGGCCGTCCCCACGTACAGGCTGCTTGCCCAGCGGCCGGAGGAGCTGCGCGCCCGCGCGCTGCGGCTCCAGGCCCTGCTGGCCGAGCGGGGCGTGAGTGCCCGGGTGGAGGGCGTGGAGGGACAGGTGGGCGGGGGCGCCATGCCGCTGGCCCGGTTGCCTTCCTTTGCCTGCATCCTCACCCTACAGGGGCCGGAAACATTCCTGGACTGCCTGCGCAGCGGGGATGTGCCGGTTATTGGCAGGATCACGGATGGCGAGGGGGTCCTCGACGTCCGTTGTCTCGCGGAGGAGGAGCTCCAGGTGGTCGCCGACTCCGTCGCGTCCGCCCGTCCAGGGAACCCGCCATGA
- a CDS encoding RluA family pseudouridine synthase — protein sequence MAAPDTREHRAPPEARGERVDQYLARAFPDLTRSRIHGLIEAGHVLTDGQPAKPAKRLRGGELLSLHIPAPVAAVPLAEELPLAVLHEDKDLVVVDKAAGMVVHPGAGHASGTLVNALLHRVKDLAGVGGELRPGIVHRLDKDTTGCLVVAKNEQTLVGLQKAFKTRAVEKTYLALVHGVPPAEGRIETLYGRHPVNRQKFTGKVKDGKQAITLYRVLESFDGAALVEVDLLTGRTHQIRVHLAESGHPLLGDALYGAGRKAKGGAGEAQERLGRQALHAWRLAFAHPRTGKALNLEAPIPEDFTAALELLRGTPVVPEAKRKPAARKKAAKRATGRTR from the coding sequence GTGGCAGCGCCCGACACGCGAGAGCACCGCGCCCCGCCCGAAGCTCGCGGAGAGCGCGTGGACCAGTACCTCGCCCGGGCGTTCCCGGACCTCACCCGCTCCCGCATCCATGGCCTCATCGAGGCCGGGCATGTGCTCACCGACGGCCAGCCCGCCAAGCCGGCGAAGCGCCTGCGAGGGGGTGAGCTGCTCAGCCTCCACATCCCCGCGCCCGTGGCCGCCGTCCCGTTGGCGGAGGAACTGCCGCTCGCCGTGCTGCACGAGGACAAGGACCTCGTGGTGGTGGACAAGGCCGCGGGCATGGTGGTGCACCCCGGCGCGGGGCATGCGTCCGGGACGCTCGTCAATGCGCTGCTCCACCGCGTGAAGGACCTGGCCGGCGTGGGCGGCGAATTGCGCCCGGGCATCGTCCACCGGCTGGACAAGGACACCACCGGCTGCCTCGTGGTGGCGAAGAACGAGCAGACGCTCGTGGGCCTGCAGAAGGCCTTCAAGACGCGCGCGGTGGAGAAGACGTACCTGGCGCTCGTCCACGGTGTGCCGCCCGCGGAGGGGCGCATCGAGACGCTCTACGGCCGCCACCCCGTCAATCGCCAGAAGTTCACCGGCAAGGTGAAGGACGGCAAGCAGGCCATCACCCTCTACCGCGTGCTCGAGTCCTTCGACGGCGCCGCGCTGGTGGAGGTGGACCTGCTCACCGGCCGCACGCACCAGATTCGCGTGCACCTGGCCGAGTCCGGCCACCCGCTGCTCGGTGACGCCCTCTATGGCGCCGGCCGCAAGGCGAAGGGCGGGGCGGGGGAGGCGCAGGAGCGGCTGGGGCGTCAGGCGCTGCACGCGTGGCGGCTGGCCTTCGCCCACCCGCGCACGGGCAAGGCGCTGAACCTGGAAGCGCCCATCCCCGAGGACTTCACCGCCGCGCTGGAGTTGCTGCGCGGCACCCCGGTGGTGCCGGAAGCGAAGCGGAAGCCCGCCGCCCGGAAGAAGGCGGCGAAGCGGGCTACAGGCCGGACACGCTGA
- a CDS encoding transglycosylase SLT domain-containing protein: protein MKPYLSKVAVIASALLMSAQAPAPQVPESEAPGAEASEAPAQRPDSAPSEAELSPPPDSEKAPAPPGYVEVLNPAFPNAAPPAPVVHRGRRYGLEDLSPYFADGKKKEARDAFDRGQYTRARELLKGEGDSAPVRYLRALSAVRAGDDEAAAAEFAALAPDYPALKDRCLTHGGVALEGLRRFDEAAALLTQVPAESKLYVDARLALSRVLRKKKDAAGAMAALEPLTTRAAPSWGRNVGAEALMAIADIAAEKKDKAAERDALWRLWGAYPLSPLAKQAEKRLKGQKAPVDAKVSRGEALVELHRNKQGLDVLEPLLAQLQLPDALACRAHFIYGKGQRKERQHTRAIQVLTPVVEKCQDKDLLARALYVLGSSRSIVDQARGTETYERLARDFPDHTFADDGLFYAADLYVKTGRPKEAMARLDELARLYPAGDFLGEALFKAYWIARTSGVEDSGLSFLDRIEAQFAQADESYDVERARYWRARTMQEKGNIQGAAELFEKLSVEHPATYYGLMARSQLATVDPARLEKVSPDIFKVPEAASPWPLFAGPMGEDPHFKAGVELYRLGFVDSVATELLAVNRANQPAEAIRLLVLVLHEAGDERSAHAVARLALRKDLSGRITPQTRVVWEVAYPNAFRELIEKHTADAGVEPDLLQALMREESALDPKALSWAGALGLTQLMPSTAKNVARELKLKRFTVDSLLQPDLNIRLGAHYLGGLLKKFNGHTPYAVGSYNAGPGAVNRWRSEKPDLPLDAWVEEIPISETRGYIKRVLRSFNTYQLLYGRAPKLPVLKSASK from the coding sequence ATGAAGCCCTATCTCTCCAAAGTCGCCGTCATCGCCTCCGCGCTGCTCATGTCCGCGCAGGCTCCCGCTCCCCAGGTGCCCGAGTCCGAGGCCCCCGGTGCCGAGGCCTCCGAGGCCCCCGCCCAGCGTCCGGACAGTGCTCCCTCGGAGGCCGAGCTTTCTCCGCCGCCGGACTCGGAGAAGGCCCCCGCGCCCCCGGGCTACGTGGAGGTGCTCAACCCGGCCTTCCCCAACGCCGCGCCGCCCGCGCCCGTGGTGCACCGCGGCCGCCGCTACGGCCTGGAAGACTTGTCCCCGTACTTCGCGGACGGGAAGAAGAAGGAGGCCCGCGACGCGTTCGACCGCGGCCAGTACACGCGCGCCCGTGAGCTGCTGAAGGGCGAGGGTGACAGCGCCCCGGTGCGCTACCTGCGCGCCCTGTCCGCCGTGCGCGCCGGAGACGACGAGGCCGCCGCGGCCGAGTTCGCCGCGCTGGCGCCGGACTACCCCGCGCTGAAGGACCGCTGCCTCACCCATGGCGGCGTGGCGCTCGAGGGGCTGCGCCGCTTCGACGAGGCGGCGGCGCTGCTGACGCAGGTGCCCGCCGAGTCGAAGCTCTACGTGGACGCGCGGCTGGCGCTGTCCCGCGTGCTGCGCAAGAAGAAGGACGCCGCGGGTGCCATGGCCGCGCTGGAGCCGCTCACCACGCGCGCCGCGCCCAGCTGGGGGCGCAACGTGGGCGCCGAGGCGCTGATGGCCATCGCCGACATCGCCGCGGAGAAGAAGGACAAGGCCGCCGAGCGCGACGCGCTGTGGCGCCTGTGGGGCGCGTACCCGCTGTCCCCCCTGGCGAAGCAGGCCGAGAAGCGCCTCAAGGGGCAGAAGGCCCCGGTGGACGCGAAGGTGTCGCGGGGCGAGGCGCTGGTGGAACTGCACCGCAACAAGCAGGGTCTGGACGTGCTGGAGCCGCTGCTCGCGCAGCTCCAGCTCCCCGACGCGCTCGCCTGCCGCGCGCACTTCATCTACGGCAAGGGCCAGCGCAAGGAGCGCCAGCACACGCGCGCCATCCAGGTGCTGACGCCGGTGGTGGAGAAGTGCCAGGACAAGGACTTGCTGGCGCGCGCGCTGTACGTGCTCGGCTCGTCGCGCTCGATTGTGGACCAGGCGCGCGGCACGGAGACGTACGAGCGGCTGGCGCGGGACTTCCCGGACCACACCTTCGCGGACGACGGGCTCTTCTACGCGGCGGACCTGTACGTGAAGACGGGCCGTCCCAAGGAGGCCATGGCCCGCCTGGACGAGCTGGCGCGCCTGTACCCCGCGGGGGACTTCCTCGGCGAGGCGCTCTTCAAGGCGTACTGGATTGCGCGCACCAGCGGGGTGGAGGACTCCGGCCTGTCCTTCCTGGACCGCATCGAGGCGCAGTTCGCCCAGGCGGACGAGAGCTACGACGTGGAGCGCGCGCGGTACTGGCGCGCCCGGACGATGCAGGAGAAGGGCAACATCCAGGGCGCGGCGGAGCTCTTCGAGAAGCTCTCCGTGGAGCACCCGGCCACCTACTACGGGCTGATGGCGCGCTCGCAGCTGGCCACGGTGGACCCGGCGCGGCTGGAGAAGGTGTCTCCCGACATCTTCAAGGTGCCCGAGGCCGCGAGCCCCTGGCCGCTGTTCGCCGGCCCCATGGGCGAGGACCCGCACTTCAAGGCGGGCGTGGAGCTGTACCGCCTGGGCTTCGTCGACTCGGTGGCCACCGAGCTGCTTGCCGTCAACCGCGCCAACCAGCCCGCGGAGGCCATCCGCCTGCTGGTGCTGGTGCTGCACGAGGCCGGTGACGAGCGCTCCGCGCACGCGGTGGCGCGGCTGGCGCTGCGCAAGGACCTGAGCGGGCGGATTACGCCGCAGACGCGCGTCGTGTGGGAGGTGGCCTATCCCAACGCTTTCCGTGAGCTCATCGAGAAGCACACCGCCGACGCGGGCGTGGAGCCGGACCTGCTCCAGGCGCTGATGCGCGAGGAGAGCGCGTTGGACCCCAAGGCGCTGTCCTGGGCGGGCGCGCTCGGCCTCACGCAGCTCATGCCGTCCACGGCGAAGAACGTGGCGCGCGAGCTGAAGCTCAAGCGCTTCACCGTGGACAGCCTGCTCCAGCCGGACCTCAACATCCGCCTGGGCGCGCACTACCTCGGCGGGTTGCTGAAGAAGTTCAACGGGCACACGCCGTACGCGGTGGGCAGCTACAACGCCGGCCCGGGCGCGGTGAATCGGTGGCGCTCGGAGAAGCCAGACCTGCCGCTGGACGCGTGGGTGGAGGAGATCCCCATCTCCGAGACGCGCGGCTACATCAAGCGTGTGCTCCGCTCCTTCAACACCTACCAGCTGCTCTACGGCCGGGCCCCCAAGCTGCCCGTCCTCAAGAGCGCCTCGAAGTAG